cgttgatgcctgagatccccgtgacccgagatagttcggataagcggtagaaaataagtgagtgagagataggCACGTATTGCCAACGCAAATCGACGGGCATGGTATTGGACCAATATCATTAGACTAAATTTAATGACTTccaaatattaaaagaaaagaaaaaaatccagaaatatATGTTGAATGTACCAGTGTCCCGCAATATATAAACCAATAGCTTTAAGTTCATCTTAAAGCAACACATTAAATGATTATTCTCCTCTAATGGAAAACAAAGAGGATACTTTTAAATCTCcactaaacacactctgtacacatGACTCACATACGCCTATTCATATATCCAACTTCATGAGACAACTACAGATTGTCACTACCTGTCTGAAATGCAGTCTGCTCAAAGAACAAGCTGTCAGTAAGCTGCTCCTTCATCCTGCGCTCGTCCTCCTGAGGCCGGCTTTGAGGCTGCTCTTGAGTTGCTGAGGGCAGCAGCGTGGCCATCACCTCCTTCCTGCCCAGAGCTTTCTTCTGGCTCTGCTCAGACACCTGCAGCCGGAACTTATCGATCACACCATAGTGGCAGGCCCGCACGTCTCGGTGCCGGATAACTCTGCGCAGTGTACGAAATGACGAGATTAAAGTGGACAGATTAAAAAAACTCATCCCTAACAttcatggaaaaaagaaaacactcccTCCTTCAATTAGTCTTTTTCATTCATCAAGATTTTGTGGTCCTCACTAACTTCTAGGAACAACCAAAATAACCTAAgatgatgataaaataaatacagattttgAAATCCACCACAGCATCTCAGTGAAGTTGAGTTCTGTACTTTGACCATTGCAACacattgaatttttttcttgtttagtCATTCAGATGTCATTTGTTGGTGTGCTTGTGATCATTGTACTGTTGCATGACCGCATATTGTTTCAGCATAAACCGCTAGACAGATGTCCCCACATTTGTCTCAGGAATATTCTGGTATAAAGTGTAGTTCTCTGTTGCCTCACTGACTCCAGGTTTCTGAGTCTCGTGTCTTATCAGCCCTCCACAACCATGCTTTACAGTTGGTATGAGGTGTTTGGTTTTTGTTAAACAATCCATTGATGACAAACATGGAGAacttggtctcatctgaccaaaAGCTAATGTTCCTGAACTTGTTTTCTTTAGATGCAATTTGGGGGCTTTTTCCTAGCCACCCTTCGATGAAAGCCAATCTTATTTGGTATTTTTCTGATTATGCTCTCATGACCATACATGTTTTATGTGCTTACAGTTACATGTAGGTCACATGATATAAGTGTAGGGTTTTCCTTTGTATCTCTGATTACTAAAACTGTATTTGCTGGCATGCCCACTCTTGGGAAGACTGACAACTGTCTGTAAATCTCTCCTTAGGTAAACAATTATTCTTACTGTACGATGCTAAATTTAAAACTGAATGGAGACGGCCTTATAACCCTTTCCAGATTGATGAGCAGCAACGCTTACTTAATGGCAGCTGTCATTTCTTCTTGgcataatgtacacacacacctgagtgcaCCAGAACATCATACTACAAAAACTCAGATTTTACAGAGGTAAGCATACGTCATGATGGTTACCTAATCCTGTTAATTTCATTACATATTTTCATTTGTAGTTTTGATCTTTTATTTCCACCTGAGGTTATATGTTTGCTTTTAGAAGTTGGTGAGGACCACACAATTGTTATTAAGTCcctgacaaaaaacaaaaaaaaaaaaaaaacatgaaacaacatAGAATTGAAAGAGGGtgaactttcttttctttgtgaaTGTATGCTCTATTCAGTCCAAAATAATCCACTGTCTAGTCTAAGGTACaaaaatcacatcacacattGTATATTTGTCAGAACTATAATCACACCTTTTTCTAATTACATTCTCCTAATTGCATTATGGTTATTGGTCATATATGGTCATTTTAACTTGATGGCAAGAAAGATTGGTCTTTACAAGTAGGCAAATACTAAAGATGTACTTTGTAAGTACTCTTtacttttaaagatttttctttaaaatatgcACTTCTTTGccatgaaattaaaaatgaatgcttGGATCAACAATATATCCATTGTTAAGTTGTACACTGAAGATGCTGAGAAGCTCAAGGAGTAGCTTACATGTCTACACAGCATTGTGGTTTCACAGCACCAGTGGCATCCACTACAGCGTACTTGTTTGGTGCCGTGCACAGAActgagaaggcaaaacaaacAGTTACATGAGTGTACCATTTGTAACATACTGAAGGACATGTCATGTACTTCTTCCAGGACTCATGTAGATCTTACCTTTGAACTTGAGAGCAAACTCATATGGGTTGTAGAGGGTAAGCACCTGCTTGTGTGAGGCCTGCTCATCTGCATAAAAAAACAGCTCGGTGGGGAACACAAACACTGGAAGTCTTCCTTCCACTAGGTCGGGCTGCCGGCTGTGCTGCTGCATTGGCACAGACTGAGAGAACCTAGCTCTTCGGCTTATACTCACTTTTTGGCTCAGTGTGTGCAGAAGCTCCCTTAAACATCAGCTGGCCTTGTTCACTTAGTTCCTTTGCAGAATGGTGATTAgcctaaaaaacaaaagagaccATTTCTAAATTCCTAGTAACACAACAGGATTCATTGTATCAGAAGTACTGTGGCAAAAAGGGAATTGTGAAATTTCAGTTAATGATTTTTGGTGGGGGAAAAGCTCAGTGTCTGTAGAAAAGGAAGGATTTATATAGTCAAACttatatattattcataatatattCCCATCTGCCCAAGACAATAAAGATTGTCTGATAGGTCCAATTCATTGTGTAAAATTACTGACTAAAGCTTATTTGTTGGCTCTAACCTATATGTCAACGGAAAGGTGAAGCACAGTGGCACTGTCAACTGTACCAAATGCAGTAGTGTGTACACTTTATAAACAAAACTACCTTGTAGTTTTCTATCTTGATTAGACAtagattttgtatatttataattaattcaaGACTCATTTTATCAAAATCAACCCAGTTATTTAGTCCGTGGCTTAACCAGtgagtgcacaaacacacaacgtACAACATCTGTGTCATTGTTGTGCTGAGAAttgtctttacatttacagcatttggcagacgcccttatccagcccttatatattgtataaaacaatatcaGATTACATGGAggtgaacaaacaaaatgacTAACAACGTAGATTATTGAAACCCCCTGTGGTTTGGTTTTGGCTCCTGCACATATAATAAAAGCAAACCTAACAGATTTTAATAGATCCCTGAATAGTTTAAATAACGTCATAAAGTGTTAAGCAAGTTCTGCCCACGTGTGCCTGGTAGCTACACGTGGCTAGTCACGTGACCGTGTTTACAGCCATAGCTAACGCAAGATGTATTCCGCAATCGTCTCTAACGTTTACTTAAAGACCGCGACAACACATAACAACATGTGCATTAAACACTCGTAAGATTAGGATTTAAAATAATCAATTATCTTCTCAAATAGACGCTTAAAATCCTTTAGCGTAAATGACATTCAATCGACACATTAAGCTAACGTTAGCTAGAGTGAGCTAACAACATGTTATAACAACATGCTATAACGACATGTTATAACAACATGCTATAACGACATGCTATAACGACATAACATGATATGTTTACGAGATGTCACCGGTATCAAACCAAAAGTCATGGACTCGTATGTTTATCGCCAATCTGTCATGCTGTCAAAACCGTACTATCcacttgtttattattagcaaTAGCACACGACCAGCTAACGTAAACAAACACTATGACGTTAGctagtttcttcttttttttaagttttaagttaTTAACACGTTAAACTAGGATTGTGATAGTGAGTCTACTAACACGAAAGATCCTAAAACCAGTCTAAATATCGGCGTGTTAATCCAGATAAGAGCTTGTTTACAGCTACACAGAATGTTGATCAGCTGTGTAGCTGTTAGCTTGAACAAATCATTAACCTGGATAGACGCGGTTGTAAAcatgtttcattattattattatacacatcaCTGTCTTAATGAGTAACAGGGAAACTTTACCTTTGCGTCGACTATTTTTGTAGAAGCGAGTTATTGTCCAAATCCCacccttgtttttcttttctctttgtcaGCCAGTGCGCCGCAGCTCGCGCACTGAATTCTGGGATGCCGAAGGGCGTTAGTTTTGTTCTATGACgcaacaaactccacacaataatcacaataattGTGGACATGCTGTACTCTGTCTTTTTTACGCTTCATCGCTTGTTACACTTAGCAAGGTTATAAATTAACAGTTTGATAGAGTAGACGTGAGAAATcgtatagaaaaaaaacacttcatgcAATAGTGTATTGCTTCCTCCTTCAAGGGCAGTTCACCTCTATTGTGCTATAAACCACTGTATGACACAAACAGTTAAATTCACAAGAAATTCGAGACAAGACAAGTAATCTCGAAACTCATTTGATTGCACGTTATTGTTTGGACATGTTTAACAATGCTGACCTCAACTATGGTTCATTTGTCTTGTAAAGTGCTGGATTGTAGTAAAGTTAGGGTATTGTTTACTATCTGGCTGCAGTGCATTTGGATTTCAATCCCACCTCTGAAGCAAAGACAGTGTAGGTCTGTTTAAAATGGCTTATGGCTCATCATCATACGCGAGGACGATTTGATAGTTTCTCCGATATTATAAGTCGAAAATTACACAAATGATGGAATCTTAAACATATACAGGGTTGTAaaaatgtgggatgtggtggcatagtgattaaggtgttggactactgatcaggaggtcatgagtttgagtcccaagtccaccaagctttcactgctgggcccccgagcaaggcccttgttgctcagttgtataaattgaaataaaatgcaagtcACTCTGGTTAAGAGTGTATGTAATTAAAATCACAGGTTGAGAGAAGAATGAGAAGACATCAAAAATAGAAATGGAGCTATTATCATAAAAAAGCAAACTAAATAATGCATAAATCCcttaaaaaggaaagaaagtgtgGATTAAGTGAAGAGTGTAACTGCAAATGTTCAGATAGTCTGTAAAAAGACTGTTTTGaccaaatatgtttaaataatcaATATGAATAGGAAATAATTTAAAGTCGCacatcatattatttatttcacacgTGGGGCAGAAGATAATGGGAGTATGTTCGGGTTAAATGTCCAGTTAGAAAAGTTCAACAAGGAAAACTAAACGTGTGATCTTGGCTGTATCAGCTGTGGGTGGGGTTTTGTTAACTGTAATAAGGAGAAGCTGTAAAAAATGTGACGTGGATCAGAGCTTCACGTGTGAAGTGTAGCAAGCAGCAGAAGGAATCACGTACACGAGGCGTTAATAATATCCTTTGTACCTTTGACCATAATGCAAGCTTTTAACTGGAATTCTGAAACAGATCTCTGGTGATCAAGTTTAAATCCTCGCAGACACGTGAATAGACACGTATGTCGCTGGGATTATATGATTATAGCTCGTTATCGTTTTATATGTTGTTAAATATGGGCAGGATCCCATCCCATCCCCCACTTTCTGCAGTGTTCCTATTGCAAAGGGCATGTACATGCACGAGTCCATAGTATTTGTGAAGCAGAATTTACAAGAAGCtctcaggatgttttttttgggCTCTCACGGTGCAGCTTGTCACGTAAACATGGCGCTTTTCTATGGAGACAAACAAGAGTAGTGAAAGGTTGAAGCGTAGGctcaattattataaaaatcacATTGATAAGCACCGTGCAATTCCCCACCCCCATGAACAAAGCCAGACAAGTGCTATTAAAGGGCGACGTTTTCGTCGGTATCATCTGAAAACTGCCTGAAAGCGCTTTTACTCAcgaatattacaaaatattacaaatacgCATCTGTTACAGTGCGTCCAATGGCGTATCATAGTCGGGTTTAGAACTGAAGTGAAGAGCCCGACGTGCCTAACACCGatccaccccccccccccccgcgcGCGcccgctcatacacacacactcacacacgctctcctacacacacacaagctcatacGTACAgtacactctcatacacactctcatatacacacaccaagaAGGAAGAAAAACGTGTGAGGCGGGTGAGAATCACTCAAAGACCTCATTGAATATTCATGATTAAGGGCGTGGCCAATGTGTCTTGTCTCAGCCAATAGGGTGTGAGCGGCGGAGCGAGGGCGTCGCCATTCTGTTCGGAAGAGAAGTTGTGTGAGCGCGAGCGCCAGCACTGCTCAgaaaagacagatagagagtcAGGCGGCAGCAAAGGGTGGCAGTGCGACCCTCTTTCTGAGGGGGGGTCTgattataacaaaatataacacACCATATATGCATGCCCAGGCCGGTCATATGCCGATCATAGGGATTTTAGTAAACATCTAGCTGTATACACTTCAACATGCCTATTTTACTCTTCCTGATAGACACGTCCGCCTCTATGAATCAGCGCACATATTTGGGTACGACGTATCTGGACATTGCTAAAGGCGCGGTTGAGATCTTTATGAAGGTAAAGAATAATTTTACCCCGACTTTTACCGCTTACTGTTGTACCTTGTGCCACTTAAAGGATCCCTGTGACAGGATCGAGTCGGAATTAATGTGTATTGTGTCGTTTTCTTTAACAGCTGCGTGCCCGAGACCCGGCTAGTAGAGGCGACAGGTACATGCTAGTTACGTTTGACGATCCGCCATACGGagtaaaggtaaataaatgcTGATAAATTGTTTGTATGTGGTTCAAtcgtagattttttttctgacagtgAGACTCTACTGTCCCTTTGGTTCGTAGCATCGGGTCAGACGGCTTCCCGGTGACGAAAACGgctattttttgttaaaataccCGCAGACACGGAGCAGCGCAGCCTCTGAACATGGCGGACATTTTGCTTTTGTGTTGGGAAGCTCTCGGGCGCTTAGATGGAGGCGGAGAGATTTATTATCTACTGTGACGTATCGCGTGACGCGATGGTGGGCTAAGTCTTTTCGGATTGGACAAGCGATCTGCCACTCTCCGTCGAGCCCGCCTCTCTCAGCACTCTGTGGCTGACCTCTGCGTTTTCTTATTGGCCAATAAAGactaaacaaatcaaaactgATTTGATTTGTGAAAAGCCATCAATAAGAAAATGAAAGGGTATATTCActtaggatatatatatatatatttcttattaGTTAATTTTTCATAGATTACAATGTTGATATCAGTCGAGTACATATTTATTACATGCATCAGTTTTCTGCCTTCTTCATTTGAGTACATGAATCACCTCCCATTTTAAGATTGCTTCCCAATGTCAAATCCCATGAAACCACATATAACAAATTCTATTATTCTAAAGTTACATGATTTGCATTGTTTAAACAAACATCCTGACCGAGACAGAAAGTTCACGTCACTATGTGCCCTGCACAAGGGTTGTTTTCCTCCAGTTCTCACCCTCTCAGTTTTCACAAAGCCCACTGAACTATAGAACAGACTATGGCAAGTGAAATATCTTGCTTTAATAAACTTAGCGTTGCTTTGACGAACAGAAAGAAACCATGGAGCGGTAATAACATGTCAAGGGCAAACACAAGTGATCATACACATTGACCGTTCCATAGTGACATATaagcacaatttatttttatccgcACCCTCTTAAGCAGCTCAGAAGCATAACTGTGGTCCAACTGTCTaatgtaaatacataaaatacattcacTTTCCCAGGTTACTAAAGGTGCATATGTACACCTGAGTCATAAACATTTACCCTAAAAGGCATTATTTGGCAACCTTTTTCATAAGAGTATAAGCAAGACaaatttgtgtttgt
The Tachysurus vachellii isolate PV-2020 chromosome 13, HZAU_Pvac_v1, whole genome shotgun sequence genome window above contains:
- the mospd1 gene encoding motile sperm domain-containing protein 1 isoform X2; protein product: MFKGASAHTEPKNEQASHKQVLTLYNPYEFALKFKVLCTAPNKYAVVDATGAVKPQCCVDIVIRHRDVRACHYGVIDKFRLQVSEQSQKKALGRKEVMATLLPSATQEQPQSRPQEDERRMKEQLTDSLFFEQTAFQTESRASSGGPSVLTVLLGLVCMAALMLPTLGEQESTVPVYLHLSVNKKLVAAYVLGLLTMVILRT
- the mospd1 gene encoding motile sperm domain-containing protein 1 isoform X1, producing MQQHSRQPDLVEGRLPVFVFPTELFFYADEQASHKQVLTLYNPYEFALKFKVLCTAPNKYAVVDATGAVKPQCCVDIVIRHRDVRACHYGVIDKFRLQVSEQSQKKALGRKEVMATLLPSATQEQPQSRPQEDERRMKEQLTDSLFFEQTAFQTESRASSGGPSVLTVLLGLVCMAALMLPTLGEQESTVPVYLHLSVNKKLVAAYVLGLLTMVILRT